One Vibrio quintilis DNA segment encodes these proteins:
- a CDS encoding arginine N-succinyltransferase: MIILRPARQGDIQQIEQLAHDSGTQVSTLPAERSFLVEKVSHSLDSFRQEVLSPGEESYFFVLEETVTGQILGTGGIVALAGFQEPFYAFRNDILIHSSRALKIHSRIHALTLTHDLSDHSQLCSFYVVPALRDSFYPALVTLGRLMFMSVQKERFAEDWMAVLPGIEDASGRAPFWDHVGRKFFRLPYHEVEHYNSTLDRTFIAELMPHHPLYVPLINEEAQAVMGQVHPESELQYRLLFDQGFEADKYVEIFDAGPILTARKSTLNLWQNIHQCKIKTKALAKTCQYLIGMTTKEQEFQAAIIDAWQDGKTLFVSDATLVNTLGLETDQSVWCLPLDPQHS; the protein is encoded by the coding sequence ATGATTATTCTACGTCCGGCCCGGCAGGGCGATATTCAGCAGATTGAACAGCTGGCACATGACAGCGGCACTCAGGTCAGTACATTACCGGCAGAGCGTTCTTTTCTGGTTGAGAAAGTCAGTCACTCGCTTGATTCATTCCGGCAGGAAGTTTTATCTCCCGGTGAAGAGAGCTACTTCTTTGTGTTGGAAGAAACAGTGACAGGGCAAATCCTTGGCACAGGCGGTATTGTCGCTCTGGCCGGTTTTCAGGAACCTTTCTATGCATTCCGCAATGATATTCTGATCCACTCATCCAGAGCCTTAAAGATTCACAGCCGGATTCATGCACTGACACTGACTCATGATTTGAGTGATCATTCCCAGTTATGCTCTTTCTATGTTGTTCCAGCCCTCAGAGATTCCTTTTATCCGGCTCTGGTGACACTGGGACGCCTGATGTTTATGTCGGTACAGAAAGAACGCTTTGCGGAAGACTGGATGGCGGTGTTGCCCGGTATTGAAGATGCGTCAGGCCGGGCGCCATTCTGGGATCATGTCGGGCGTAAATTCTTCCGTCTGCCTTATCACGAAGTTGAACATTATAACAGCACGTTGGATCGCACCTTTATCGCAGAGCTGATGCCGCATCATCCTCTGTATGTCCCTTTGATCAATGAAGAAGCTCAGGCAGTGATGGGACAAGTTCATCCGGAGAGTGAATTGCAGTACCGGTTGTTATTTGATCAGGGGTTTGAAGCCGATAAATATGTGGAAATTTTTGATGCCGGACCCATTCTGACGGCCAGAAAAAGTACGCTTAACCTTTGGCAGAATATTCATCAGTGCAAGATAAAAACCAAAGCTTTAGCCAAAACTTGTCAGTATTTGATTGGCATGACAACAAAAGAACAGGAATTTCAGGCAGCGATTATTGATGCCTGGCAGGACGGGAAGACGTTATTCGTCAGTGATGCGACGCTTGTCAATACACTTGGATTAGAGACAGATCAATCAGTCTGGTGTTTACCGCTGGATCCACAGCATTCATAA
- a CDS encoding ABC transporter permease, whose protein sequence is MLQGYGSVIFDGAVMTIELAVLSVAVAIVLGLLGASGKLFGNRPVVFLANIYTTIVRGVPDLVLMMLIFYGLQLILNQITEFWGFEQINIDPFTAGVLTIGFIYGAYLAETFRGAFLAVPNGQLESGTAYGFTPWQIFRLILFPQMMRHALPGLSNNWLVILKSTALVSIIGLADVVKATQMAGKGTYQFFFFTIVAAAVYLFFTTLSNLVFYWLNRRYAFDQRKSAS, encoded by the coding sequence ATGTTACAAGGTTATGGCAGTGTTATCTTTGATGGTGCTGTAATGACAATTGAGCTTGCGGTGTTGTCCGTGGCGGTTGCAATTGTCCTCGGACTACTTGGCGCAAGTGGTAAATTATTTGGTAACCGGCCTGTTGTTTTCCTTGCGAATATTTATACAACCATTGTGCGTGGCGTACCGGATCTGGTGCTGATGATGCTGATCTTTTACGGATTACAGCTCATTCTGAACCAGATTACTGAATTCTGGGGCTTTGAGCAGATCAATATTGATCCCTTTACTGCCGGTGTTCTGACGATTGGTTTTATTTATGGCGCTTATCTGGCCGAAACGTTCCGTGGTGCTTTTCTGGCCGTCCCTAACGGGCAGCTTGAATCAGGAACGGCTTACGGTTTTACCCCCTGGCAAATATTCCGGCTGATTTTGTTCCCGCAGATGATGCGTCATGCATTGCCCGGGCTATCGAATAACTGGCTGGTGATTCTGAAATCAACTGCTTTAGTTTCTATTATTGGTCTTGCTGATGTGGTGAAAGCAACCCAAATGGCGGGTAAAGGAACCTATCAGTTTTTCTTTTTCACGATTGTTGCTGCTGCGGTTTATCTGTTTTTTACGACGCTATCGAATTTAGTGTTTTACTGGCTCAATCGTCGTTATGCCTTTGACCAGAGGAAGAGCGCCTCATGA
- a CDS encoding GlxA family transcriptional regulator yields MKALHNDAQTVSPACRIAVYMPGSTSLFSTGAAEAPFSAVNQLLGEEKYQLLWLSHPCQPTDERLRLPGPDILDDFECDLLMIVSHTAPEQPLLTAEKIKLQHLVQKRNVQIIAAHAGPFWLAECDLVTSQPVALHWSLMESFSERFPALIVSDHLYTTKDQVTTCAGQAALLDCLIQWIENREGHELAYAISDLLCLDRIRSADERQRIPAKHAGETQPRLTMAIELMENNIEEPLSTGEIASLVNISRRQLERLFKRYLDTMPARYYLQLRLKKARQLLLTTNTSIVQIGLHCGFSSGAHFSSAYKSYYQITPREERSKKFHPDRV; encoded by the coding sequence ATGAAAGCGCTTCATAACGACGCACAAACTGTTTCACCTGCCTGCCGTATCGCAGTTTACATGCCGGGTTCAACTTCTCTGTTTTCCACAGGCGCTGCTGAAGCGCCTTTTTCAGCTGTAAATCAGCTGCTGGGTGAAGAAAAATATCAGTTGCTCTGGTTGTCTCACCCCTGTCAGCCGACGGATGAAAGGCTCCGGCTGCCCGGACCTGACATTCTGGATGACTTTGAATGCGATTTGCTGATGATTGTTTCCCATACCGCGCCGGAGCAGCCTTTGCTGACTGCAGAAAAAATCAAACTGCAGCATCTGGTTCAAAAACGGAATGTACAAATCATTGCGGCTCATGCCGGGCCTTTCTGGCTGGCTGAATGTGATTTAGTCACCAGTCAACCCGTTGCGTTGCACTGGTCTCTGATGGAGAGTTTCAGCGAGCGGTTTCCTGCTTTGATAGTGTCGGATCATCTGTATACCACAAAGGATCAGGTGACCACCTGTGCAGGGCAGGCGGCCTTACTGGACTGTTTAATTCAGTGGATTGAAAACCGTGAAGGTCATGAGCTGGCCTATGCGATCTCAGATTTGCTCTGTCTGGACCGCATCCGTTCAGCGGATGAGCGTCAGCGAATACCGGCGAAGCATGCCGGTGAAACGCAGCCCCGGTTGACCATGGCGATTGAACTGATGGAAAATAACATCGAAGAGCCGTTATCAACCGGTGAGATCGCCAGTCTGGTCAATATCTCCCGCAGGCAGCTGGAGCGGCTTTTCAAGCGTTATCTCGATACCATGCCTGCCCGTTATTATCTGCAGCTCCGTTTAAAAAAAGCCCGTCAGCTGCTGTTAACTACCAACACTTCCATTGTTCAAATTGGCCTGCATTGCGGCTTTTCCAGTGGCGCGCATTTCTCCAGTGCTTACAAATCTTATTACCAGATTACACCGCGGGAAGAACGTTCAAAAAAGTTTCATCCTGATCGGGTTTAA
- a CDS encoding DMT family transporter, whose protein sequence is MAGTLLIMVACLTWAIDTLIRYPLLGAGYTTLQVVFTEHLILTVLMLPFGWRYRHHFRQLSWRMTLCMLFIGGVGSALGTLAFTEAFHYLNPTLVILLQKLQPVIAILLACFVLKERIQSSFLLWACVLIAGSLIMMWSDILSLAQNNLHATRQGSDIIKGYLYALGAVVAWGGATVCGKYLSQQACPPNAILFGRFFSGFCVLALFVSLQPSAIKPMEMGDWESVAIMACLSGLAGMWFYYQGLRYIPARRATLVELTFPVFAAAVNWLFLGQTLSFYQIVGGVVLLAGNLGLQLRETKKVIQPTRAALSKQQA, encoded by the coding sequence ATGGCAGGAACATTACTGATCATGGTTGCATGTCTGACATGGGCCATCGATACACTCATCAGATACCCGCTTCTGGGGGCAGGTTATACAACGCTTCAGGTTGTTTTTACCGAACATTTGATTTTAACGGTGCTGATGTTGCCTTTTGGCTGGCGTTATCGCCACCATTTCAGACAACTGAGCTGGCGGATGACGCTGTGTATGCTATTTATCGGAGGCGTCGGCTCTGCGCTGGGAACGCTGGCATTTACTGAAGCCTTTCATTATCTGAACCCGACACTGGTGATTCTGTTGCAGAAACTACAACCGGTGATTGCGATTTTACTGGCTTGTTTTGTACTGAAAGAGCGGATTCAGTCTTCTTTTCTGCTATGGGCCTGTGTTCTGATTGCCGGCAGTCTGATTATGATGTGGTCTGACATTCTTTCCCTTGCACAAAATAATTTACATGCCACCCGGCAGGGCAGCGATATCATCAAAGGCTATCTGTACGCTTTGGGAGCTGTTGTTGCCTGGGGAGGCGCAACCGTGTGTGGCAAGTATCTGTCTCAGCAAGCGTGTCCGCCGAATGCGATTTTATTCGGGCGGTTTTTCTCGGGATTCTGCGTGCTGGCGCTCTTTGTCTCTCTTCAGCCTTCGGCGATAAAGCCGATGGAGATGGGTGACTGGGAGTCCGTTGCGATAATGGCCTGCCTGAGCGGGCTGGCTGGTATGTGGTTTTATTATCAGGGGTTGCGATATATTCCGGCACGCCGGGCAACACTGGTTGAGCTGACTTTCCCGGTATTTGCTGCTGCAGTCAACTGGTTATTTCTCGGCCAGACGCTATCTTTCTACCAGATCGTCGGCGGGGTGGTACTGCTGGCCGGTAATCTGGGATTACAGCTGCGGGAAACCAAAAAAGTGATTCAGCCAACCCGTGCTGCTTTGAGTAAACAGCAGGCTTAA
- a CDS encoding alpha-glucuronidase family glycosyl hydrolase — MKINYRTGRQFICLLLVLFSFPLLAKSILTGEDGYRLWLKYDPVKQDQQAEEYRQQFAHWQVSGKSQTAQVIRDELENALTGLLGTSAPVAGTSGASLIVGRLAELPESLRQALKKNLPASEEGYLIKTVSYQGRPVTVITAKTDVGALYGSFRLLRLIQTHQSSRSLNIASGPKLKIRVLDHWDNLNRHIERGYAGESIWDWHKLPVYIYQRYYDYARANASIGINGTVLNNVNADPLILTPQYLDKVRALADIFRPYGIKVYLSVKFSSPQLIGGLKTSDPLNTQVKQWWQDKAREIYQKIPDFGGFLVKANSEGQPGPGDFGRTHAEGANMLADALAPHGGIVMWRAFVYANEKHEERSKQAYSEFKPLDGQFRSNVLLQVKNGPIDFQPREPISPLFGATPKTPLMMEFQITMEYLGFSTHAVYLGPLYKEVLNTDTYARGPGSTVAKVIDGSLFNQSVSGIAGVSDIGSDRNWTGHILLQANWYVFGRLAWDHSQSAADIAGDWIRMTLTNDDQAVATIEKMMMVSREVAVNYMTPLGLHHIMGADHHYGPGPWVDFLPRDDWNPVYYHKADKYGLGFDRSPTGVNAVAQYFSPLREQLSDPKTTPENLLLWFHHLPWDYKIASSGRTLWNELVYRYYQGAADVKVMAKQWQELEDKLDPLQFQQVKMAFDIQQQEAEWWRDACVLYFQQFSGRPIPEGFEKPHHTLAYYEHLSFPYAPGQSGR; from the coding sequence ATGAAAATAAACTATCGTACAGGCCGGCAGTTCATCTGCTTATTGCTGGTCTTATTCAGTTTTCCGTTACTGGCAAAATCAATACTCACCGGTGAAGATGGCTACCGGTTATGGCTGAAATATGATCCGGTCAAACAGGATCAACAGGCAGAAGAATACCGACAGCAATTTGCTCACTGGCAGGTGTCAGGCAAGAGTCAGACCGCGCAGGTGATCCGCGATGAGCTGGAGAATGCATTAACCGGGTTGCTAGGAACAAGTGCGCCGGTGGCCGGAACATCCGGTGCATCGCTGATCGTTGGCCGGTTAGCAGAATTACCGGAATCTTTGCGTCAGGCATTGAAAAAAAATCTTCCTGCCTCTGAAGAAGGCTATCTGATCAAAACGGTGTCTTATCAGGGACGCCCTGTCACTGTAATTACCGCAAAAACGGATGTGGGCGCATTGTATGGCAGTTTTCGCCTGCTGAGACTGATTCAGACACATCAGTCTTCCCGTTCACTGAATATTGCCTCCGGACCGAAGTTAAAAATCAGGGTGCTGGATCACTGGGATAATCTCAATCGCCATATTGAACGTGGCTATGCGGGAGAATCGATCTGGGACTGGCATAAGCTGCCGGTTTACATCTATCAACGGTATTATGATTATGCACGGGCGAACGCTTCCATCGGAATTAACGGTACGGTTTTGAATAATGTCAATGCAGATCCGTTAATCCTGACGCCACAGTATCTGGATAAGGTCCGGGCTTTAGCCGATATATTCCGGCCTTACGGCATCAAAGTTTACCTGTCTGTGAAGTTTAGTTCGCCACAATTGATTGGTGGATTAAAAACGTCTGATCCTTTAAACACGCAGGTCAAACAGTGGTGGCAAGATAAAGCCCGCGAAATTTATCAGAAGATCCCTGATTTTGGTGGTTTTCTGGTGAAAGCAAACTCCGAAGGCCAGCCGGGGCCGGGTGATTTTGGCCGGACACATGCCGAAGGTGCGAATATGCTGGCGGATGCGCTGGCACCGCACGGCGGTATTGTGATGTGGCGGGCTTTTGTTTATGCCAATGAAAAGCACGAAGAGCGTTCGAAGCAGGCGTACAGTGAATTTAAACCACTGGATGGTCAGTTCCGGTCTAATGTTTTGCTTCAGGTGAAAAACGGGCCGATTGATTTTCAGCCCAGAGAGCCAATCAGTCCGTTATTTGGTGCCACGCCAAAGACACCGTTAATGATGGAATTTCAGATCACGATGGAATACCTGGGTTTCAGTACTCACGCCGTTTATCTGGGGCCGTTATATAAAGAAGTGCTCAATACCGACACTTATGCCAGAGGGCCGGGTTCAACCGTCGCAAAAGTGATCGATGGATCTTTGTTCAATCAATCTGTCAGCGGGATCGCAGGTGTGTCTGATATCGGGAGTGACCGCAACTGGACCGGACATATTTTGTTGCAGGCTAACTGGTATGTCTTTGGGCGTCTGGCGTGGGATCACTCGCAGTCTGCGGCGGATATCGCCGGTGACTGGATCAGAATGACGTTAACCAATGATGACCAGGCAGTGGCAACCATTGAAAAAATGATGATGGTTTCCCGCGAAGTGGCAGTGAACTATATGACGCCGCTGGGGTTACATCACATCATGGGCGCCGATCATCATTATGGTCCGGGTCCGTGGGTCGATTTTCTGCCAAGGGATGACTGGAATCCGGTCTATTATCACAAAGCAGATAAATATGGCCTCGGTTTTGACCGCTCACCAACAGGCGTGAATGCCGTTGCGCAGTATTTTTCACCACTTCGGGAGCAGTTGTCAGATCCGAAAACCACCCCGGAAAATCTGCTGCTTTGGTTTCATCACTTGCCCTGGGATTACAAAATTGCTTCATCAGGCCGGACGCTTTGGAATGAACTGGTATACAGATATTATCAGGGGGCTGCCGATGTCAAAGTGATGGCGAAGCAGTGGCAGGAGCTTGAAGATAAACTGGATCCGCTGCAGTTTCAGCAGGTTAAAATGGCATTTGATATTCAGCAACAGGAAGCAGAGTGGTGGCGGGATGCCTGTGTGTTGTATTTTCAGCAGTTTTCCGGCAGGCCTATTCCTGAAGGGTTTGAAAAACCACACCATACACTCGCGTATTATGAGCACCTGAGTTTTCCTTATGCTCCGGGTCAGAGCGGAAGATAA
- a CDS encoding ABC transporter permease, with the protein MIEILEQYGKAFLWSDGYHFSGVAVTLWLLVISVVLGFVTSVPLSLARVSEKRWIAFPVWLFSYVFRGTPLYVQLLVFYTGVYTLGFVRSTEFLNWFFRSGYNCTLIALYLNTCAYTIEIFAGAIRETNQGEIEAAKAYGFSRWKLYRHIIIPSALRRALPAYSNEVIMMLHSTSLAFTATVPDILKVARDVNAATYKSFHAFGIAAVLYLIISFLLVALFKRAEKRWLRHLRPISAQK; encoded by the coding sequence ATGATTGAAATTCTTGAACAATATGGTAAGGCCTTTCTCTGGTCTGATGGTTACCATTTTTCAGGTGTGGCTGTCACACTCTGGTTGCTGGTGATTTCGGTTGTGCTGGGTTTTGTGACTTCCGTGCCGCTTTCTCTGGCCCGGGTTTCTGAAAAGCGGTGGATTGCTTTTCCTGTATGGCTGTTTTCTTATGTCTTCAGAGGAACACCGCTGTATGTCCAGCTGCTGGTGTTTTATACCGGGGTGTATACACTGGGTTTTGTTCGTTCAACCGAGTTTTTGAACTGGTTTTTCCGCAGTGGTTATAACTGTACGCTGATTGCGCTGTATTTGAATACCTGTGCCTATACCATCGAAATTTTTGCCGGTGCGATCAGAGAAACGAATCAGGGTGAAATTGAAGCAGCGAAAGCCTATGGTTTTTCCCGCTGGAAATTATATCGCCACATCATTATTCCTTCTGCATTGCGCCGGGCATTACCGGCTTACAGCAATGAAGTGATTATGATGTTACACTCCACTTCGCTGGCATTTACTGCAACGGTTCCGGATATTCTGAAAGTGGCCCGGGACGTTAATGCAGCAACCTATAAATCATTTCATGCGTTTGGTATTGCTGCGGTTTTATATCTTATAATCTCATTTTTGCTGGTAGCGTTGTTTAAAAGAGCCGAAAAACGGTGGTTAAGACATCTGCGGCCGATTTCAGCTCAGAAGTAA
- a CDS encoding SpoIIAA family protein, with product MTYHRHSLSIGLERVDHEFFVYITATGTLTHQDYEIITPLLDAAIAKVNTPQVNVLVDITRFEGWELRAAWDDFKLGLTHGSDFNKVALYGDREWQALMAKVADWFSTGEVRYFENYDHAVRWLQS from the coding sequence ATGACATATCACAGACATAGTTTATCGATTGGACTTGAACGTGTTGACCATGAGTTTTTTGTTTATATCACGGCAACCGGAACGCTGACTCATCAGGATTATGAAATTATTACGCCTTTACTGGATGCTGCGATTGCGAAAGTGAATACGCCGCAGGTCAATGTATTGGTCGATATCACCCGGTTTGAAGGATGGGAGCTGAGAGCTGCCTGGGATGATTTCAAACTGGGCTTAACGCATGGGTCGGATTTTAATAAAGTAGCGCTGTACGGTGACAGAGAATGGCAGGCGCTGATGGCCAAAGTCGCGGACTGGTTTTCGACCGGCGAGGTGCGATATTTTGAAAATTACGATCATGCGGTTCGCTGGTTACAGAGCTGA
- a CDS encoding methyl-accepting chemotaxis protein — MKSISFKAKLVAIVISIIFVTIMTSYFSANVYISRYIHQADTSFISTQIETVRNVIADKIESNIILAKSTKFSFSEVKQAVERTGFHDAVKVAFGMAINKDGKITDEALTQKYLNLLSQANGKVAVTDVYFQEKKPLITIIVPEGEEKGNLFFVDLTPLGLLLKSMSVDGSYLELKDAKNSQVFSNKIDGNVTPISQSFDVAGKSWNLTGYIDNDYIQKDTDGLNNSITIALIIAAVILIPIAFLLINWVVKPIVLLKNLIADLATGNGDLTHRLQIDTRDELGMIAEGINQFIASLQTMMIQVKQSTESISQEIRKLEEQTDSNGQLLHQHSMELDSTVTAINEMSSTASVVAENAATTASQTEMTNTEASQSREVVRQAVDNVNSLVVEVEETARFVSEMNGHADEIGHLLGEIGGIAEQTNLLALNAAIEAARAGEQGRGFAVVADEVRALASRTHKSTEDIVGMLDRLKSGTSTVVAGMESTTFSCRHTAETTGEVMSSLDKMTTAVNEINDLSVQIATSAEEQSSVTEDINRSMVNIREMMQRINDNGDSTAQTAQRLIQTNQQLSDIVGQFKIEA; from the coding sequence ATGAAATCAATATCATTTAAAGCAAAACTGGTTGCAATTGTTATTTCTATTATTTTTGTAACGATTATGACGTCTTATTTTAGCGCCAATGTTTATATTAGTCGTTATATTCATCAAGCGGATACATCTTTCATCAGTACACAGATAGAAACGGTCAGAAATGTAATTGCTGACAAAATTGAAAGTAATATCATTTTAGCCAAATCAACAAAATTCAGTTTTTCAGAAGTCAAACAAGCGGTTGAAAGAACAGGATTTCATGATGCGGTCAAAGTTGCTTTTGGCATGGCGATTAATAAGGATGGTAAAATTACCGATGAAGCACTGACTCAGAAATATCTGAATTTACTGTCGCAGGCGAATGGAAAAGTGGCAGTGACCGATGTTTATTTTCAGGAGAAGAAACCACTGATTACAATTATTGTTCCTGAAGGTGAAGAAAAAGGAAATTTATTTTTTGTTGACTTAACCCCGCTTGGATTGCTGCTGAAATCAATGTCCGTTGATGGCAGTTATCTTGAACTCAAAGACGCAAAAAACAGCCAGGTGTTCTCGAATAAAATTGACGGAAATGTCACGCCAATCAGTCAGTCATTTGATGTTGCCGGAAAATCGTGGAATTTAACCGGATATATTGACAACGATTATATCCAGAAAGACACGGATGGCTTAAACAATAGCATCACAATTGCTTTAATTATCGCGGCTGTTATTCTCATCCCGATTGCTTTCCTGTTAATTAACTGGGTGGTTAAACCCATTGTGTTGCTAAAAAATCTGATTGCCGATCTGGCGACCGGGAATGGTGACTTAACGCACCGGTTGCAGATTGATACCCGGGATGAACTGGGAATGATTGCAGAAGGGATTAACCAGTTTATTGCCAGTCTGCAAACGATGATGATACAGGTCAAACAGTCAACAGAGTCTATCAGTCAGGAAATCAGAAAGCTCGAAGAGCAAACTGACTCAAACGGACAACTGTTACATCAGCACAGTATGGAACTTGACTCTACCGTCACTGCAATTAACGAAATGAGCTCTACAGCTTCTGTTGTGGCTGAAAACGCAGCGACTACTGCCAGTCAGACAGAAATGACCAATACAGAGGCATCACAGTCACGTGAAGTGGTTCGGCAGGCTGTTGACAATGTGAATTCACTGGTGGTTGAAGTGGAAGAAACCGCCCGTTTTGTCTCTGAGATGAACGGGCACGCCGATGAAATTGGTCATCTGCTTGGCGAAATTGGCGGGATTGCCGAGCAGACAAACTTACTGGCGCTGAATGCTGCCATTGAAGCAGCACGGGCCGGTGAGCAGGGACGTGGTTTCGCAGTTGTTGCCGATGAAGTCCGGGCACTTGCTTCCCGGACACACAAAAGTACCGAAGATATTGTCGGCATGCTGGACCGGCTGAAATCCGGGACCTCAACTGTGGTTGCCGGGATGGAATCAACAACATTCAGCTGTCGCCATACGGCGGAGACAACCGGCGAGGTAATGTCTTCTCTGGATAAAATGACAACGGCAGTGAATGAAATCAATGATCTGTCTGTTCAGATTGCCACCTCAGCAGAAGAGCAAAGCAGTGTGACCGAAGATATAAACCGCAGTATGGTGAATATCCGCGAGATGATGCAACGCATCAATGATAATGGTGACAGTACGGCTCAAACTGCACAGCGCTTAATCCAGACGAATCAGCAGCTGTCAGATATTGTCGGACAGTTTAAAATTGAAGCCTGA
- the hisP gene encoding histidine ABC transporter ATP-binding protein HisP, which produces MHNSKLAVKELHKKYGSHEVLKGISLQANAGDVISIIGSSGSGKSTFLRCLNFLEKPCEGSIYVNGQEIRMARNNDGQLKVVDDKQLQLLRTKLTMVFQHFNLWSHMTVLENVMIAPMKVLGISEAEARQRALTYLEKVGIDDQAQQRFPAHLSGGQQQRVSIARALAMEPEVLLFDEPTSALDPELVGEVLKIMQKLAEEGKTMIVVTHEMEFARHVSNHVIFLHQGKIEEEGDPEQVFNQPKSERLQQFLSGALK; this is translated from the coding sequence ATGCATAACTCAAAACTTGCCGTGAAAGAACTCCATAAAAAATATGGTTCTCATGAAGTGTTAAAAGGTATATCGCTTCAGGCAAATGCCGGTGATGTGATCAGTATTATTGGCTCGTCCGGTTCCGGAAAAAGTACCTTTCTGCGCTGCCTGAACTTTCTGGAAAAACCGTGTGAAGGTTCGATTTATGTCAATGGTCAGGAAATCAGGATGGCGCGTAACAATGACGGGCAGCTCAAAGTCGTTGATGACAAACAGTTGCAGCTATTACGGACCAAACTGACCATGGTTTTCCAGCACTTTAATCTGTGGAGTCACATGACTGTGCTGGAGAATGTCATGATTGCGCCGATGAAAGTGCTCGGTATCAGCGAAGCAGAAGCCAGGCAGCGCGCTTTGACTTATCTGGAAAAAGTCGGGATTGATGATCAGGCGCAGCAGCGTTTTCCTGCACATTTATCCGGTGGTCAGCAACAACGGGTTTCAATTGCCCGTGCACTGGCGATGGAACCTGAAGTTCTGCTGTTTGATGAACCGACTTCCGCGCTCGACCCTGAATTAGTCGGAGAAGTTCTGAAAATCATGCAGAAACTGGCTGAAGAAGGGAAGACCATGATCGTTGTGACCCATGAAATGGAATTTGCCCGTCATGTTTCGAATCATGTGATCTTCCTTCATCAGGGAAAAATTGAAGAAGAAGGTGATCCGGAACAGGTGTTTAACCAGCCGAAAAGCGAACGCTTACAACAGTTTCTGTCCGGTGCACTGAAGTAA
- the trxC gene encoding thioredoxin TrxC, whose amino-acid sequence MMTFKTRCPSCQAMNRLPAEQVSDVPLCGKCRQPLLDGAPVEGTAENFQTLLRSDIPVVIDFWAPWCNPCVGFAPVFEQSAKTHHRKVRFIKINTEEQQALAAQFQIRSIPTIMVYQQGQRLNMINGALPQSQFDQWLDETIRQGE is encoded by the coding sequence ATCATGACTTTTAAAACTCGCTGTCCATCCTGTCAGGCGATGAATCGCTTACCTGCAGAGCAGGTTTCAGACGTTCCGTTATGTGGGAAATGCCGCCAGCCTTTGCTTGACGGAGCACCGGTTGAAGGTACTGCAGAAAACTTTCAGACACTGCTCCGGAGCGATATTCCGGTTGTTATCGATTTTTGGGCACCATGGTGTAATCCGTGTGTAGGCTTTGCTCCTGTTTTTGAACAAAGTGCCAAAACCCATCACAGAAAAGTCAGGTTTATTAAAATTAATACTGAAGAACAACAAGCACTGGCGGCACAGTTTCAGATCCGCAGTATTCCGACCATCATGGTTTATCAACAGGGCCAGCGCCTGAATATGATCAACGGGGCATTACCCCAGTCTCAGTTTGATCAGTGGCTGGATGAAACAATTCGTCAGGGAGAATAA
- a CDS encoding ABC transporter substrate-binding protein, with translation MKRMTFLTVMLFSLMTSFAQAAEDNLIRLGVEPGYAPFEIKKPDGSLAGFDIDLGKEICLRLKARCEWVESDFDGLIPALKAKKIDAILSSMSITPQRLEEIDFTDKLYGTPARLVAPKGMKFQPTAKSLAGKRVGVFQGTTAETYAKEQWAAHGVDVVAYQNQDLVYADLMNGRLDASFQDAVAADDGFLKRPVGKGFAFSGPEVNDEKYFGVGAGIGVRKEDQQLKNSINKVLADMLADGTYQQIAKQYFQFDIYGK, from the coding sequence ATGAAAAGAATGACGTTTCTGACAGTCATGCTGTTTAGTTTGATGACATCATTTGCTCAGGCCGCAGAAGATAATTTAATCCGCCTGGGTGTAGAACCCGGATATGCGCCTTTTGAGATCAAAAAACCTGACGGATCTCTGGCCGGATTCGATATCGATCTGGGTAAAGAAATCTGTCTGCGCCTGAAAGCCCGCTGTGAATGGGTTGAAAGTGATTTTGATGGTCTGATCCCGGCGTTGAAAGCCAAGAAAATTGATGCAATTTTATCTTCAATGTCGATTACGCCTCAGCGTCTGGAAGAAATAGATTTCACCGATAAACTTTATGGTACGCCAGCCCGTCTGGTCGCTCCAAAAGGAATGAAGTTTCAGCCAACCGCAAAATCTCTGGCCGGGAAACGTGTCGGGGTGTTTCAGGGAACAACGGCTGAAACTTATGCAAAAGAGCAATGGGCAGCCCACGGCGTTGATGTGGTTGCTTATCAGAATCAGGATCTGGTTTACGCTGATTTGATGAATGGTCGTCTTGACGCTTCTTTCCAGGATGCTGTTGCCGCGGATGATGGCTTTTTGAAGCGTCCGGTCGGTAAAGGTTTTGCGTTCAGCGGTCCTGAAGTCAACGACGAAAAATATTTTGGTGTTGGTGCCGGTATCGGCGTTCGCAAAGAAGACCAGCAACTGAAAAACAGTATTAATAAAGTTCTGGCTGACATGTTAGCAGACGGGACTTACCAGCAAATTGCGAAGCAATATTTCCAGTTTGATATCTACGGTAAATAA